Proteins from one Paenibacillus amylolyticus genomic window:
- a CDS encoding multidrug efflux SMR transporter: MNWVFLILAGVFEMIGVLMINKLHKDRNFISLVLLVAGFGLSFIFLSLAMRTLPMGTAYAVWTGIGASGGAILGMMFYGEPRNALRILFIAMVLGSAVGLKLVS, from the coding sequence ATGAACTGGGTATTTCTTATCTTGGCAGGGGTCTTTGAGATGATTGGGGTGCTGATGATAAACAAGTTGCACAAAGACCGTAACTTCATTTCACTGGTTCTATTGGTAGCCGGGTTTGGTTTAAGCTTTATATTCCTGTCCCTTGCGATGAGAACTCTTCCAATGGGGACAGCATATGCGGTATGGACGGGAATCGGAGCCTCCGGCGGGGCCATTCTGGGTATGATGTTTTACGGCGAACCTCGAAATGCCCTAAGAATACTGTTTATCGCCATGGTACTCGGATCAGCAGTGGGTCTGAAATTGGTTAGTTAG